In Salinibacterium sp. dk2585, a single window of DNA contains:
- a CDS encoding phosphodiesterase translates to MSGYTAAHRRPDHFVLHLSDTHLLAGGKRLYDRVDSEARLAELFARLEASGARPEAIVLTGDLADHGEPEAYAKLRAIVEPAAERLGAQVVWVMGNHDDRGAFREQLLDQHPSTRPVDRVHDINGLRIITLDSTVPGHHHGEVSDEQLDWLAEELASPAPHGTILAMHHPPVPSVQDLAVLVELRDRGPLAEVVRGSDIRSIIAGHLHYSTTATFAGIPVSVASATCYTQDLAGEFGSTMPRDGAQSYNLIHVYDDTVMHTVVPVAASSTLSYTSTDETAQILARHGVSILPPANAPVPAEPPLTTGVLDLMPVG, encoded by the coding sequence ATGTCCGGTTATACGGCCGCTCACCGACGGCCCGACCATTTCGTCCTGCACCTCAGCGACACCCACCTTCTCGCTGGAGGCAAGCGCCTCTACGACCGTGTCGACAGCGAAGCGCGCCTGGCTGAACTCTTTGCGCGCTTGGAAGCATCCGGTGCTCGCCCGGAGGCGATCGTGCTCACGGGCGACCTCGCCGATCACGGCGAGCCGGAGGCCTACGCGAAGCTTCGCGCGATCGTCGAACCCGCGGCGGAACGCCTGGGCGCACAGGTCGTGTGGGTCATGGGCAACCACGACGACCGGGGCGCGTTCCGCGAGCAACTGCTCGACCAGCACCCCTCGACCAGGCCCGTCGACCGCGTGCACGACATCAACGGCCTCCGCATCATCACGCTCGACTCGACCGTGCCGGGCCACCATCACGGCGAGGTGAGCGACGAGCAGCTCGACTGGCTCGCCGAGGAACTCGCGTCACCCGCACCTCATGGCACGATCCTCGCGATGCACCACCCGCCCGTGCCGAGCGTGCAAGACCTCGCGGTGCTCGTGGAGCTTCGCGACCGCGGGCCCCTCGCCGAGGTCGTGCGAGGCTCGGACATCCGGAGCATCATCGCGGGCCACCTGCACTATTCGACGACCGCGACCTTCGCCGGCATCCCCGTCTCGGTCGCATCCGCCACCTGCTACACGCAGGACCTCGCGGGCGAGTTCGGTTCGACCATGCCGCGCGACGGTGCGCAGTCGTACAACCTCATCCACGTCTACGACGACACCGTCATGCACACGGTCGTGCCCGTCGCAGCCTCCTCGACGCTGTCGTACACCTCGACCGACGAGACGGCGCAGATCCTCGCCCGTCACGGGGTGAGCATCCTGCCTCCGGCCAATGCGCCCGTGCCGGCGGAGCCGCCGCTGACGACGGGAGTGCTCGACCTCATGCCCGTCGGGTAG
- a CDS encoding DUF4352 domain-containing protein, which produces MPKHVTARMSRAWVRSGRSVAVALAVAGLGVSLVGCAGDAAPPSAPAANSDVGKAFASEDGVAVSVTRRICGISGVGEDKPEFTAVGQYCTVGVNVENGTDETIDLAQLKVKGLASDVEYFPDYWAGTAADGGMQALDAGESVESTLFFDMPKDQLLERVELTSPWSGIESFEVSF; this is translated from the coding sequence ATGCCCAAGCACGTCACCGCTCGGATGAGCCGCGCTTGGGTCCGCTCCGGCCGTTCAGTCGCTGTCGCCCTCGCTGTCGCCGGGCTGGGCGTCTCGCTCGTCGGTTGCGCTGGAGACGCGGCACCGCCTTCGGCGCCGGCCGCGAACTCCGACGTGGGCAAGGCATTCGCGAGCGAAGATGGCGTCGCGGTCTCGGTGACACGTCGCATCTGCGGCATCAGCGGCGTGGGCGAGGACAAGCCCGAGTTCACGGCCGTGGGCCAGTACTGCACCGTCGGGGTCAATGTCGAAAACGGCACGGACGAGACGATTGACCTCGCACAGCTCAAGGTCAAGGGCCTCGCCTCCGACGTGGAGTACTTCCCCGACTATTGGGCCGGGACGGCCGCCGACGGCGGCATGCAGGCGCTCGACGCGGGAGAGTCCGTCGAGTCCACCCTCTTCTTCGACATGCCGAAGGACCAGCTGCTGGAGCGCGTCGAGCTGACGAGCCCGTGGTCGGGGATCGAATCGTTCGAGGTGAGCTTCTAG